The genomic window GGCTGTTTTTATGAATATTACCCCTCAGTGCTTGACAGGAACGGTAAAAACTCAGGTGTTCCCATGATTCCCAAGTATCAATTGCGATTCAATGGCAAACTTAAACTGCTGCTGTTAAGTTTTTCGATAGTTCTATTAATAATCGCTGCAAGACAATTTAATTTCCCAGTAATTCTACAAACATTAGTCACTTGGGTGAATAGTTTGGGGGTTTGGGGAGCGATCGCCTATATAATTATTTACAATTTGGCAACTTTATTATTTATCCCCGGTTCGCTGTTAACCCTGAAAGGTGGGTGTTTGTTTGGGTTGGTTTGGGGTTCGGTTTATGTGTTAATTGCGGCAATTATCGGCGCAACTTTAGCTTTTCTCATCGGACGCTATTTATCACGAGATTGGGTTTGCAAACAACTAGAAAAATATCCTAAATTCAAAGCGATTGATCAAGCTGTAGCGCAAGAAGGGTGGAAAATTGTCCTGTTAACTCGTCTGTCTCCTGTGTTTCCTTTCAATTTATTGAATTATGCCTTTGGAGTGACACAAATATCTCTCAAAGATTATATTTTAGGCTCTTTGGGAATTTTGCCGGGAACTGTGATGTATGTTTACATCGGTTCTTTAGCAAGTGATTTGGCCATGCTAGATACAACTCATCAACCAGTCACACCAGAAACCCAAATGATACAGTGGGTAATGCAAATTGTCGGTTTAATTGCAACTATTGGTATGACCATATATGTCACTAAAATTGCTCAAAAGGCTTTAGCTAAAAGCATGGTTATTGATACAGGAGACAAAAGTTAA from Nostoc sp. UHCC 0870 includes these protein-coding regions:
- a CDS encoding TVP38/TMEM64 family protein, with the translated sequence MIPKYQLRFNGKLKLLLLSFSIVLLIIAARQFNFPVILQTLVTWVNSLGVWGAIAYIIIYNLATLLFIPGSLLTLKGGCLFGLVWGSVYVLIAAIIGATLAFLIGRYLSRDWVCKQLEKYPKFKAIDQAVAQEGWKIVLLTRLSPVFPFNLLNYAFGVTQISLKDYILGSLGILPGTVMYVYIGSLASDLAMLDTTHQPVTPETQMIQWVMQIVGLIATIGMTIYVTKIAQKALAKSMVIDTGDKS